The genomic segment GTCCAGCGCGACCAACTCCGTTTTCGGAAACACCTGGCAAAGCGTTCCGTAGCGCGTTTTCAAAACCTCAAGCGCCGCTGGCTGCAGCCCTTCAAACGTTCCGGGCGTTCTGGTGGCTAAAATCCCATTCGCCTTCAACCTGCTCCGGCACAACCGGAAAAAATCCATGGTAAACAGACGATTGGCACCGAGGTTTTCTGGCGCCGCGTCGGTGATTATAATACAGTCAAAACTGTCAACGGTTCTCTTGAGAAACTGCCGTGCATCAAGGGCTACCACCTTAACTCGGGGGTCAGCAATTTCCTCTGCCACCAACCTGCCACCGGTGCGCCGCGCCTCGTCAATTAACCACCGGTCAAGAACAACCATCTGCACATCGGTTACCGGCCATTTGAGAATTTCGCCCACGAGCCCACCTAAACCCATACCTAAAATCAGGACCCGCTGCGGTGCCGGATGCAACAAAAGCGGAATGTGCGCCATCTCCTCCACACCGGTCACATCCGGATTCGGCACCACTAGCGCCACGCTGCCATCGTAAAGCAGTTGCCGTTGCCCTTCGCGCTCTACGGTCACCAGTTTAGCATAAGGCGAATCCCGCACTCCGAGAACCCGCTGCCCCTGCCAGGTTTGCTCCCACAGCCATCTCTCACCTTCCATTCCTATTGTCAAAAAATAAAGCAAGAAAACACCCCCGCCCAGCGCCAGAACACCTTCTATTAGAGACCGGCGCTCCACTATCATAACAACGCCCAGTACCCCCATCAACACCGCACCCATCAGCGCAACAATTCCCAGGTTGGGGACCCGGGATAAAAGCCCAAAGTAAAGGACAACCGCTGTCAACACCGTGCCCAGCCCTTCGTAAAAGTATACCCTTGCCACCACGCCCCGCTCTTTACGCAAAGCGGTCCCGAGGACAAACAACGCCCCGTGAGTTGCTCCGGGTAAAAACACCACAAGTAGAGTAATAAGGAATAGGGCTTGCAGGCTTAAGTTCTCCCCGGGCAGAAGCCCGAGGAAACGCCGGGCATAAACCACCAGCGCACTTGCTGTTGTTGAACTCAAAGCCGATACAAAACCGAGGACGGTCAGCGAGTATTTCCGGGTAACAAGATGTGCCGCATGTTGGCTGAACAACCAAGCGCCCAGACCCTCACTTAAAAGCCAGATACTGAGAAAAACACCGCTTGACACCTCATTTCCGGCAAAAGCCGCCAGCAGTTCCCGCAAAATTACCACCTGGGCGGCGAGTCCGAGCCCGCCAACCGCCATCATTATTACGGGCATCTTAGAAACGGCTCGGCATCAGCCCTTTAATGAAGCAAGCAGCCTTTCTTCTCGTACTCCTGAAACAACCGGCCCCAGCCGGTTTCCTGCCGCCAGCGCTCAAAAATCTTTCGTTCCTTCAGGGGCCAGTGTACGAAGTCGTGATTAAACTCCGAGATAAAAATCGGGATGTTTACCAGCCAGGTGCGGAATATCAACTTTTGCAACACCCGGGTGGGACCGTACCAGGAGAGCCAGCCCAGAAACCGGTGAAACGAAACACCAACCTCAAAATGCCAGTTCTCCTGAGAAATGTCATCACCGACAATCTCAATCTCCTTGACATCGCCCACGCCCAGACCCTGCTCATGCGCCAGCCGGATGTACTTAATCGCCATCGGGTCAAAACCCATCATCTTTGCCGCTACTGCATCAATCGCCACCTGGTCCGCCGATGCTAAAATAACATTCTTCACCACCGGTTTGACCGTTCTTGGTCCCGGACCGTTGCCCGCGGTTGTACCATCCATCACCGCAAAAATGCCCGGGTGAATCTCCTTTTGAATCGCCAGCAGGTCAACCAGCGTCTCGTGAATCCAGGTGTGGGTGTAATGCCGGTGCGTGGACAAAAGCCCGCCGAAGGCGTTTTTCATCGCGCCGGTGGTTGTAGTATAGATATGACACTTCACCGTCGGCAGGTGAACGATATTCTTGCCGATGAAGTAGTCGGGAATCCGCAGACCTTCCGGGTAGATATGGTTTAGCGCCAGCATTTTTGCCTTGGGCGTAAACGGAATCCACTTCATATCGGTTTCCTTGAAGTTGTAGCGCACCGGAATCCCGCAGCGCTGAAAAATCGGCACATAACGATTCAGGTCCTCACCCTTATGCGTGTCGATAACCACCGTCTTATTCTGGACAACAACCAGGTCATCGTACCCCAGTTTCCTCAACCCGACAATTGTACCTTCCAGTTGCCAAGGGGTCGTATTTGCCCCGGGCATCGGATAGTGCCAGGAGATGTTGTCCTTGAGAATTGTTGTCACGCCGGGCTTC from the candidate division WOR-3 bacterium genome contains:
- a CDS encoding DUF362 domain-containing protein, whose product is MGSRSKVAVLFTRPETVLDDYVRLIKMAEADKFLKPGVTTILKDNISWHYPMPGANTTPWQLEGTIVGLRKLGYDDLVVVQNKTVVIDTHKGEDLNRYVPIFQRCGIPVRYNFKETDMKWIPFTPKAKMLALNHIYPEGLRIPDYFIGKNIVHLPTVKCHIYTTTTGAMKNAFGGLLSTHRHYTHTWIHETLVDLLAIQKEIHPGIFAVMDGTTAGNGPGPRTVKPVVKNVILASADQVAIDAVAAKMMGFDPMAIKYIRLAHEQGLGVGDVKEIEIVGDDISQENWHFEVGVSFHRFLGWLSWYGPTRVLQKLIFRTWLVNIPIFISEFNHDFVHWPLKERKIFERWRQETGWGRLFQEYEKKGCLLH